A genomic window from Pseudomonas alcaligenes includes:
- the bcsP gene encoding cellulose biosynthesis protein BcsP, with product MSASSDISRLFKQFGGRADQYQEISRGDEARASVERWPVVGRSEIQPTDIAEVLPAAPEAVAVAEQAPVAQPEVWSAAGLQSLLAKLAEEPSEPAPVAAAVAPERPDLAHIRVIAVVSAKGGVGKSTLAANLAAALQKTGRAVLAIDLDPQNALHHHFQATEQAQAAAPAQGLCHSERDWHELCVPTRDGLFVLPHGLTDEPARRTFERQLESDPLWLARRLADLQLADGALVLLDTPPGPSLYLQQALNVANLALVVSLADAASYTALPLIDGLIASHTEGRADFAGSAYLINQVDNSRQLSKDITQIMQGLLGKRLLGLVHRDQSVGEALAYNRNVLDYDPHGRGCHDILACAQSLLVRLANEQRVEQPA from the coding sequence ATGAGTGCCTCGAGCGATATCTCGCGTTTGTTCAAGCAGTTCGGTGGTCGCGCGGATCAGTATCAGGAAATATCCCGGGGCGATGAGGCGCGGGCCAGTGTCGAGCGCTGGCCGGTGGTGGGGCGCAGCGAGATTCAGCCCACTGACATCGCTGAGGTCTTACCCGCGGCGCCCGAGGCCGTCGCAGTGGCCGAGCAGGCGCCTGTCGCGCAACCGGAGGTCTGGTCCGCTGCCGGCCTGCAGAGCCTGCTGGCCAAGCTGGCCGAGGAGCCCAGCGAGCCGGCGCCGGTCGCCGCTGCGGTCGCGCCGGAACGTCCCGATCTTGCGCACATCCGCGTGATCGCGGTGGTTTCCGCCAAGGGTGGCGTCGGCAAGAGCACCCTGGCGGCCAACCTGGCGGCCGCGCTGCAGAAGACCGGACGGGCCGTGTTGGCCATCGATCTCGATCCGCAGAATGCCCTGCACCATCACTTCCAGGCGACCGAACAAGCACAGGCTGCAGCGCCGGCGCAGGGGTTGTGTCATAGCGAGCGCGACTGGCACGAGCTCTGCGTGCCGACCCGCGACGGCCTGTTCGTGCTGCCCCACGGCCTGACCGACGAACCGGCCCGGCGCACCTTCGAACGTCAGCTGGAAAGCGATCCCCTGTGGTTGGCGCGGCGTCTGGCCGATCTGCAGCTGGCCGATGGCGCGCTGGTGCTGCTCGACACGCCGCCGGGCCCATCGCTGTACCTGCAGCAGGCGCTGAACGTGGCCAATCTCGCCCTGGTGGTGAGCCTGGCCGATGCGGCCTCCTACACCGCGCTGCCGCTGATCGATGGGCTGATCGCCAGCCATACCGAGGGTCGCGCCGACTTCGCCGGCAGCGCCTACCTGATCAATCAGGTGGACAACTCGCGGCAGCTGAGCAAGGACATCACCCAGATCATGCAGGGCCTGCTCGGCAAGCGCCTGCTGGGCCTGGTGCATCGCGATCAGTCGGTCGGCGAGGCGCTGGCCTACAACCGCAACGTGCTGGACTACGACCCGCACGGCCGCGGCTGCCACGATATCCTGGCCTGCGCCCAGAGCCTGCTGGTACGCCTGGCGAACGAGCAGCGAGTCGAGCAACCGGCATGA